The DNA segment atttttatactttatatttaGTTCGTTATTCATGTGCAACTAATAATAAGTCCAATACCCTACTCATTAGATATTATCTCACATCTTCGATACTAATTACTAAGTTACTGTACAAATACAATCTAGTTGGACATGGTTTTATTATTGCTAATTCTTATTGGGTAATGTCTCTGTTGCATTATTTTAATGATAGTTTCATTACTTTAATACTTAATTTGAATGATTGCGGTGAGAATGGAGTACTCTTTAGGCAACTTAATATGAATATTTCATTTTATTGTtcattttataataataataaaaaagaactCTCAACTTATAGGTgcaaaatcaaaaattcaaaatattcaaATCGATTAATCCGAAACTAAATTTAAAAAATCCGATCTAATCCGAGCTTATTTGGATTGGAAAAGGATTGTCATTTTTTCAATCCGAAAATTAAAAATTCGAACCAATTTTTTTTATGCAATCTGACAGTCCGGAATAAGGGAAAGAATATCACGGCAAAATAAACAAGtctttccttaaataaataaataaataacacagTGGCAGTTACATTTCCTATGCCCATTAGTACTTTCTCACCCAAACACGCCCAAATGTTTGTTCGTTCATCCATTGTCAATTACCTCTATGGTGTGACAGCTTCTTCCTACAAATAGTAAACTCTCTCTCCCTCTTTAATCTTAGCATTATTTCCATTCCAAAACAACTCATTAATCTGATTTGATATAAATCATACTCAATGTTTTCTTCCTATTTCTCAATAAAAATACTTTTGTACAGTGGCGGTAGTGATATTGTTGTAAACTGTATTCGAAATCATAAAACAGAGAAACATTAGTTTAATAAGcaaaatagaaaaataatttcGAACCCACAAGTTGCTTATGtgttcttaaggaatttaatcccctcactgTTGTCCAATGTTTTGGATTAGTTTCTCCCATGATTGAACAGAATAACTATTCTGTAATACTGACAATCGAAATTACAGAATTTCAACAAACTCAACAAACGGAGCAAATCACACTTGACACTTAtgtttatttgaaaataatgcaACAATATAGAAAAGAGAGGAGAAGTTTTCAGATTTTCCATATCTGAAAAATGAGGCAAAGCCTCTAAATTTATAGACAAAGGAAGGGCGAGATGACTACAATCCAAAAGGTGCCTCTTCCATTTCTCGTTCACACCCATTCACAAAACCTAATAGATATTGCCTTAATAACTTTCGTTGTGATCATGGGTTGATCCAGCTTATTATATGTGGGTTCTCGTGAACTCATTAGTTTTTGCacatattttgtatatatattataaaaattacTAAATATTCATAAGTATTTAATTGTGAATCCAGTTACATATTGTATATTTACTTAAGGTCGTTTTAGGAACCATAAACTTTAATTCTTGAATCCGCCTCTGTGATAACCAAGTGGGGTAGGCAAGATTTTTCAGCCGTTAAGTAAAGTTTTCATATTCGAACCCTGTAAATAAAAATAATTCTAATAGAATAGTATTTCTTTTCAGTAAATTTTATatgacatgaatttaaattaatttatttgcaaaaaagcaaaaagaagaaaacagagaATTTTCGTTGTGTCAGAGCATTGTTGAATTTCTTGCTGTAGCATGTGTAGTACTATTGGACTCCAACATTCTATATTCTcctggcaaagtggcaaattttcAGCGTAGGAATGTGAATTGATTAGTtttctttcaatttctttttccatttttaatggGGCTCGGCTGGTTAACATGGCTTAGTCTTGAATCTTGTGATCAATTGACATGTATTTGTTAGGGGGGTGGGTTAGTTGAGAAGAATTAGCCTTTAATGAAAGATAATATTTTAATCAAGTTTGAATTACTTTATGTAATCAGTTTAAGGATAATGTTCTCAATGATCAGCACTAAAAACTACTTACATTTGAAAGGCCAATAAACTTTAAAGATGGTTTTTAAGGAATCTTGAATTTTGTTCGTCGTGTGTGTTCCAAGTTTGGTTGCACTGACTAAGTAGAAGACAGGAGGGGAgttcactttctttttttttatccgGTGTTTTTATTCATATTAATACCTAATTAAATTTGAATTTTGCGATTTAAAGTCATAAAGACACTTTTTAATAAAGACAATTCTATATTCAGAGCTCTAATCTAATTTTTTAATTAAAGATTATGAAGTACTTACCACCGCACCATTATTCTTGTTGTGAAAGTTTAGATCATTATAACTCACATGCTGTGATGGGTCCATTCTCTGACTATCTTCACATTTTATCACTTTATTTATCCTGCAAACCTTGTAGCTTGTTTTTACCTACTAGTGATGAATACACTTTCATGTTACATGTCCCAATTCTTTACGAGGAAAACCCATAATATTCTTATGGTCAAATGTATACCGTCAGAGTAGGGTATAATCAGAAGTACCAATGTAAATCCTTGGCAATATTCATTGATTATTTAGTAAGTTTTACGACAACGCATTTATTACTCCTGCTGGAAAATCAAGAATTGGTATGGCATTTTCCCATTGGGCTTGGGAAACATGATTATAGGTATTTGGTGTttttattttgagaatttttcataaaacattatttttagtagtaattagctatctataaaTACCATTTGATATATTACGGATTGTAAATACGTTTtttgttgttataagatgtattagatgtatttaagctaatgtattcatgaatacagtagcaaaaataggtgtGAATCatggaagtccagctaatcagttgttgtattcgagtgtattcgactgtattcatggcgtgaaatatgggattacagctgggcagattattgtattcgactgtattcacgacgtgaaataggggattatactgtttttaaacggaaagtgaatcaattaacatactcaacaaactcaattataacacacaaattttgtattttcagttataaaaaagattctcaacagagaaattatataatacatctgaatacacaaattatattaattaaaaaaaatatatgaatacattcatggcatatagtgagacagtgaatacaatgaaatacatataatacagcgggatacattgaaatacaatgaaaaaaaaaagacagtgaatacaatgaaatacatggaatacatcgagatacattgaattacaatgaaaaaaacgacaatgaaatacataaaaatacaacgtgatacgttgaaaatacattgaaatatattaacataaaatcaagttgctcagccccaaactccatcgtctttgttcaagaacaagccctaatttccggcgaatccgTCGTCGAGCAAAAACCCTGAATCTCATTGTTCCCACGCATCAAAACtacaaatggggtcacgaacgcCATCGGCCATTCCATGGGCGATATGAAACCCCAAATCTCTAACTCTAACACTAACACCGGCTCTAGGAAATCAAAGGAAACCGAGCGTAGGCGTAGACAGCAGAAGCAGGAGAGAGACAATAAAGTATCGTCTCATGGAGAAGATAGTGACGCTGCTAATTATGGCGGTGCTAATTATAAGGAGAAGTCCGATTTTCAAAAGTCTTTGGAGCAACTTGAAGTGGAATATATCCCAGAGAAGGCAGAGTTAGATGGCGAGTTGGATGACGAATTCAGGAACGTCTTTGAGAAATTCTTTTTCGTCGATTCTACtgaagaaaatagtgtaactgaatagcgtatttagtggtttaccccttgtttggatggttgttacccatcgtttcataatgtatcgtatcgtatcttattgtattgttttatggatacaatgtttggatagattgtatcgtttTATTATTTAGTTTGACTGTATGATAATGTACTGTAACTGATAATTTACTAAAATACCCTTAATTGCAGTAAAGTTTAGATTTTATCAACAATAACTCATAAATTAGTTTAAAATAATTGCTTTAGACTCATAAATTagtttaaaatatatttatatatacaaaaaaaaagttattCAATCCATACAAATTCTAGTGAAGTTaataaaaaatagttttgtttttatAAGAAAAGTACGCATTCTAGGTCAGTCAAAAACGTTGAGTAGTCAAGACTATAAAATTGTATAGGGTATTTACTTATAGATATATCTTTCTTAGCATTACAATCGAAGAAGGTTTTGCCACGCTATAGCAACATAGATTCCTGTAGACGCTGTACCAAGTACACATCATTCAAAATTTAGATCGTAAATAATATTTCCTAGTAACAAGCAATTGTATATAATCCAAAACTTGAGTGCATGATATAATATCTTCTAATAACGAAGCATTCCACTTCATTATAAAATTCTTAATAGTTATagtaatatatataaatataaataatattaatcTAACTTAATTGCCAATCGACATCATGGTCaacaaaagaattttgtgttctTCCCATGGACATCCAATTAACGTGCGACACAAGTCTGCATGTTGGCAAAGAAATATATAAGCCTTTGGCATCAAACGCGGTTTCAAATCCATCTCCTTCACCATCTGCCATATCTCACGCTCTAGAATTGGTGGCATAGTTGATAAGCGATTTATGGCATTGGCCAAATTATCCATCCCACCTCTCAACATATCAGCCATACCTTCAAGATGATCTTGTTTTGGCTTTTTATTCTTATTAGAAATTGGTGCCTCTGGATATGCCTTCAATGTAGGCGTTTTGGGAGTTGTTTGCTCTTGCTCGTCTTGCCCATCTTTCTCAGTGTTTTCCAAAGAGGCGGCATTCATAGAAATTAATTCATCTACCTCATCAATGGTCAATGAAGCAGTACTTGATCTTCTCGAATTATTGTGAGCACTTCTTTTCAACATGTCTGATCCAGTTTCGGCATGCTTTCCAGTAGCCCTATCTTTTCCATATAGCACTATTAGTTTATCATAATTTCTAATTGGCTTGTTCCTCAATTCAGCAGCTTCAGGATTAGCCTACATATAAAAAGTATAACATATATTAATtaataaagaaaacatgaaaaataagaacaaaacTAATAAATATAAATTTACCTGAATTAATTGATCCCATACTTCAGATTCAGCATTCCATGTATTTGTATTGGGATCCTATGCAAACCCACTCATCCCATTTTGAAACATGTCATAGCATTTTCCAAATTGTCTTTTAATTAATCTCATTCGATTGTGAACTCTCTCTTTGTTAATAATTTTATCAGGAAATTTTGATTGTAGCTCATTCACTATATTATCCAGGGCGTGTGAAGTGAAGGTTCCACCAACTCTGATACCAAGTATATGCTGATGATGAAATGCATCAATTAAGGCGTCGTCCATAGCATTTGACCAAACACAAACAGAATTGTTATCTAAAACATTTATATCGCTTgaggatggctttgaccttttcGGCATATTGGCAACTACATAATTAAGATGAATCAAAAAAATTTAGATTCAATAAAATTAAATTACACATAAATACTCATAagagttataaaataaagaaaactgcAATCCATACGGTCTTACTTCAAAAATAACTTATAGAAATTACTTAGCACAGAATCAATCAAATAGTCACGAAAATATTCATTTGAGGTGGATTTCTTGAGTACTCTTTAAGTGATATCGTTCCCCCCTATATGGCGTAATAAGTCCACATCTCAACATGAATCCAGCATCAACAAGGTAATATTTTCCTGAAGATAAAAAGATAAAAGTCTTAACTATTTATTCATCACATAACTTATATACAATTAGATAAATATTATGTAATATTTACCTTCTGGAATTCTTAGTGGGTCTTGTTTGTTTAGTGCTTCTTTCATGATTCTTGACTCAGATGTCGTCCCTTCCCACCCAGCTAAAACATATGTGAATTTTAAATCAAAGGTACATGCAGCCAAGACATTTTGTGTTGGATAATCTTTCCTCCCACGATATTTAGGTGCTTCACTTTGTGGAACTTTAGCACGTATGTGTGTTCCATCAATTGCACCAATACAATCCTGACATTATGTTCATGATTTAAAATGCAAGCAATCTTGGCATTAGTTAAAacttaaataaaaattataattgtGTTCACCTTAAAGTATGGGTAGAATCTCTGACTGCTGGCAATTTCAGAAGGAACTTGGAAGCCATCGGGTtgtttaataaattttttatatAACCCAAAGATAGCTCTCAAGACAGTATGGAAATGACGACTGACTGATTCACCAGATCGACGAAAGAAGAAAGCTAGTTCACGATTTGTCACATTATGCGCTAACAGGTAAAGTGCTTTTGCAACTTGTTCCTCAACGGTAGTTCGAAGTATTGGTCTAAGACCACCCTCTCTAACTAATATCTCACATAGACCGATAAAGGCTGGAGGGGTCATTCTCAAGATATTACGACAGAGTTCAGTTGAGAATAAATAACTCATTAATTCACTTCTTACTCGTTCTCCTTCAATTCGTAAATCATGTGTGATCGTACGTCGATCATTTTCAATTTCACCTGCATAATTCCAAAATCAGATAACAACTAAGCAAGCAGCATATGCGGCTAAAGAGCTCAACTGTCGTAATATTTGActattattttgattattccgATCATCCATCTATAATAAAATTGAATGAGATCATCGTCAATAAATTAAgttagaaaataaaatatttgaaatgATAGCAGATCCAAGATGCTAGACCTTAGCCATCCTTAAAATACTAGTTTTCAGTATATATGTCTCTAATGTGAAGAATAAGAAGTGATGGACAAATCTTCACTGAATacatgctatatatatatatatatataacagatAGTAGACCTTTGCCATGAATTTAGTTACGCAAATCACATACCAGATTACACTTCAAGTTTTTCCCAGAACCAAACTATAGTTTAACCATATACTCAAGTCATGCAACAAAAAATCTCCATAACTAGATGTTAAAGTTGCAACACAAAACGCGATATCGACACGTAGACCTTAAGCTATAACTTATTACTCGGTGAATCATATTAGCAAATCATATTACTCATCAAATATTTACATCATGCAAATAAGATTCTTCAAAATAATCATACATAGTTTCAACATAGTAGGAGATGAACTACTCAAACAGCCCGATATAATTACAACAAGAACTGAAACACATGATAACTAACCAAAAAAAAATGGAGAGAAAAGTACCTGTATTTTATATCTTGAAAACAAGCCCAGAAACCTAATCAAGGAAAAAAGTTAACAATTATTAGCAATAAAAAAAGTAGAACAATGGAAGAACCATAAGAAACAAAAGCGGCAGATCTAACCAAATTCTTACGGGAGACTGAACGAAGACAGTAGGTTTAGGTTGGACTTGgagttaaaataataaaataaggaAAAGGGTAAAGTAGGATTAATCAGTAATAAATAAGGGTATAGTTGGAAAGAAAAATACGTAACGATccgaccacaccaaatcgatcGTTACGTAAAATAGCTCTTTTCGTTGTTACGTAACAATGgatttaacaatacaatacaacagattttaaataacaatcaaaacaaacattgtaatTATAATAACGATACGATACGATACAACGGgcaacaaccatccaaacaaggggttaggggtaggaggtaaccaaaattagatattttgctataaatattaAAGAgcatctatagaatataattttttttaaatagtatttatttaaaataaataaggtgttaacctttgctataggaggtaaaaattccttttattTTTGGCACATCTCTTAAAAGAAACTGCTTACTTATAACTTTTGACACGGGGCAGACCAGGGGCGATGTGCACAAATAGCCACTAACAGCACCTGTCTTTATTTTAAAGCCAGTGTTTTAAATgtttttagtctttagccactggtTTAATAAACTTATACCTTactggacgaaaatacccttctgctatAACTTATACCTACGCGATCAGCAGCAACGCTAAACTATAGAAGATTTCTACGCGATCGTCAAAATTGCAGAAGATTCTCTTCCGATTTCAAACCTTAGAATTCAACATTCTCATTCTAAAATCGACATAGATTTACAATAAGTTATACGTTTATGtgtttctattgatttttatttcGACATAGTTATACTTTTTCCGatttctattgatttttataCAGTAAGtagaaatttaatttattttttttgaatttctggaTTGATAAAGTTAAGGACATCGCATCCTGTGATAATTCTATAAAAATTGAGCACATAATATTAAGGACATAGTGTCCTGATTTTGCAAACTGAATTAAAAAAGTTAAGGGCACAATGTCCTTAACTTTGTTATTGTTCTTCTGTATATTAAGGACATACTGTCATAGTTTTGCAAATTGTtttgaaaaagttaaggacactagGTCCCaaagtttgagtttcaagttgaaaagttcaggacacttggtcctgaattttcaatatttaaagagagttggtccttaacttacagttataagttaaaaagttaaggatcGGTAGTCCTTAACTTTgggtttcaagttcaaaagttaaggacagaagtccttaagtttgacttgcaggttaaaaagttaagggcatgcagtccttaagtttgaattacacgttcaaaagttaaggacaggcagtccttaactttgaattccaagttcaaatgttaaggacacttggtccttaacttggtCTTGAACTTACAATACCTGTTCTTAATTATACAAGGATTGCATTATAAAATATGTCCTGAGTTTCCCATTCTCTTGACTTGCAGGATGGAAATAACATGCATTATAGTTGCTTTTAATGGTAGATGGACTGCAGACTATAAATATCTTGATCATCAAACAAAGCTTGTTCTAGTGCCTGAGGCAATTCGATTTGAAGATTTCATTAAACAGATCTTTGAAGTTATTGAATTAGATAGACACAAGTTTGAAGCAgtgatatggtttgatatcaacctTGGAACAAGCAAGGGAATGCTTGTATCCAAAGATTTAGATCTTCACACATGTATAGATTTACTAAAAACTCATTCACTCTTTAAGGGTTGTCGTTTCATTGTTGATATTTCGGAAAGAGTTTTTGGATCAACAAGCAACGAACGTATCAACACAGaaactcaacatgacaatcaaAATAAATGCCAACAAATAATGGAAAtagatatggttgaagctcaaGCAATAACTGAAGAGGTGCTTTAAACACATGTCAACAGAGaaactcaacatgacaatcaaaacaactgccaacaaataatgaaaatagatatggttgaagctcaatcaataactgaagaggtgcttcaaacatttgattctattcaagtagaaggacaaAGCATTATAGAGATTGACAACGAACAAGCTTTGGGATTCAAGTCTTGGAGAGTGCACCGGTAATCAAAGAAGTTGCTGAAAAAACCTCTACTCAACTAACTAGACGAAGatcaaatttgaaataaaaagaatccccaactacgATATTAAGAGAAAATGCTTCGTTGGAAGAAATAAAAGTGGTATCAGTATTTGACAAAAAAGAAGAGTATAATTAACTATTTTTCGAACATAGTAATTAAAGGACATTTTGAATTCAAGGTTGTTAGATCAAGCTCAACAAGGTATTCGTTGAAATGCAATGATGATAAGTGTGGTTGGTGTGTGCATGCTGAATTAAAGATTCAACACTGTTCAAGATagtaaagattgagaaaaagcatgACTGCTCAGTTAACACTATGAAAGCTTATCAAAGGCATGCAACTTCAAAGTTGATTAGTGGTTACATTATTGACAATCTTTGAGACCCAAGGTTTGAAGTTACACCAGCTTTTTTCATGGCAGAGATGCAAAAATTGCATGGATTAGACATTGGATATCACAAGGCGTGGCGTGCTATTCAACTTGCTTCCGCTTTAATAAAAGGAACTCCCGAAGAGAATTATGAATTATTGTCTTCATACTTGTATATGATGAGAAGTAAAAACCCGGGAACATATACTAACATAAAGATAGACGACAATAACAGGTAAACAATCAAAAAAAAAGTTTATTAGTCCGTTTTATAAAATTTAGGACATGTTGTCTTTAACCagttaacttttgagcttgtaacCAGAAGTTCAGGACtggttgtccttaacttttgagcttgtaagtcaaagttaaggactgtctgtccttaagttttgaactttgaactcaaagttaaggactgcatgtccttaactttataacttgaaactctaagttaaggactgaaTGTCCATAACTTTTAACCTTATAATCTGAAGTtcaggactacctgtccttaacttcTGTTAACCTTATTTTATATTGTATTTTCATGTTTCTTTATATATTTTATGCATATGGATAATCAATATCTGGTTGGAATCATTGTAGACCAGTCATTGTTGTTGATGCAACTTTTTTGAAGTCAAAATTTCGTGGTGTTTTAATGATTTCAGATTCAAAGGATGCAAATAACCAAATTTTCCCACTAGCCTTTAGAATAGCAGAATCTGAAAATAATAATTCCTATGAGTGGTACTTTAGTCAGCTTCGCAATGCAATTGGGAGCCGtgagaatttaattttttatcagaCAGACATCAAGCTATTGCATATGACATTGCAAAGGTATATCCTGAAAGCCATCATGGGATTTGCATCTATAATTTGGAGCAGAACCTAAAGCTAAAGAAGGTGAAAAGTGAGGTCATAAAACTGTTCCAAAGTGCTGCAAGAGTATACAGCCGCAAAGAATTTGGCCTATAGTTGTTAGATATAGCAAAAGTAGATAAGAAGACTTATGACTACTTGATGGAAGAATCACCGGAAAGGTGGGCACGTTCTTGTAGTCCACGACGAAGATATGACATGCTCACAACAAACATAGTTGAGTCAATGAATTCTGTCTTATTAGAAGCAAGGGAGTTGCCTATATTAATAATGATGGATTTCATTCAAGTGAAGCTACAATATTGGttttatgaaagaagaaatgaagcagAAGGAACTTTTTATGATGTTTCTTGTTGGGTAAAGgaggaattgaagaaaaaaaatagatttAGCATTTACTTTGAATGTAAGTATTATGTTCTATGTTTAGCTTatgattttaatataatttaacataatgtactaacttataattttttaacattgaaggtcttccctattgattcatggcgttctagagttgaagaagaagaaataactTTCTTGGTGGACTTAAACAAAAGAACATGTGATTGTTTTCAGTTTCAATTTGATGAATTACCATGTATACATGCAATTGCAGCTATCAAGAAGAGAAACATCAAGAAGTCTAACTTTTGTTCGCACTGGTATTTAAAGAAATCTTGGCTGAAAATATATGAAAGACAAATACATCCTGTAGGACATACTGATTCTTGGATTGTACCAGAGAGTGTTAAGTTACAAATTGTTAAACCTCCAGATTTCAAAGTGCCACCAGGTAGAAGGCAGAAGAAAAGGCATATTCCAACTACCGAGCCATCAAAAATAATATTCAAATGTGGTCGTTGCAAAAGAATTGGTCATAATAGAATATCTTGTATATATTCTCCTGCAGCCCATCCATTTTCAAGAAAGCATAGAGAATAGTAGATATATCCACTTTTGTTTATCTACTCTTTTAAGTTTTTGCTATAAATTGGATTCATTTAGATTATTCTTATTTGAGCAGATGTCTGAATTTTCAAAATTTCTTTCTGCTTaccttctttttatttcttttgagttcaaagattaaaagttaaggacagaagtccttaagtttgacttacaggttcaaaagtcaaggacatgcagtccttaactttgagttacaggttcaaaagttaaggacagatagtccttaacttatagttcaaagttcaaaacttaaggactgtccgTCCTTAACTTTgcatttcaagttcaaaagttaaggacatgcagtccttaactttgagtttcaagttcaaaagttaaggatagtAGTCCTTAGTTTGACTTGCAGGTTAAAAAGTtatggacagacagtccttaagtttgaactacgcgttcaaaagttaaggacatgcggtccttaactttgagttcaaagttcaaaggTTAAGGACACTCCTTAACTTTtgtaaagttaaggacatgcagtcttaagtttgaattacacgttcaaaagttcaggacaggcagtccttaactttgtgttgaaagttcaaaagttaaggacaggtagtccctGTCTtatagttcaaagttcaaaacttaaggactgtctgtccttaactttaagtttcaagttcaaaagttaaggacatgcagtccttaacttatagttcaaagttcaaaacttaaggactgtctgtccataactttgagtttcaagttcaaaagttaaggacctGAGTCCTTAAGTTTAACTTGCAGGTTAAAAAGTTATGGACAGACAATCCTTAAGTTTTAACtacacgttcaaaagttaaggacaagagtccttaagtttgacatgcaggttcaaaagttaaggacaaacagtccttaagttttaactacacgttcaaaagttaaggacaggagtccttaagtttgacatgcaggttcaaaagttaaggacagacagtccttaagtttgaattacatGTTCAGAAGTTTAGGACAACCAGTCCTTAACTTTgtgttcaaagttcaaaagttaaggacatttggtccttaactttgaatttgaacTTCAATTACACTTAGTCATGAACTAATACTAACAAACTCAATGGACAAATCAACACTTgagagaaacaaagaaattaaTAACATGATGCCTTGATATTACTTCTGAAATTGTAATTTTGCATAGCTGTGACAAAAAATTATGCTACGCAAACAAAATATAAGTGCCTTTTGAGGAATTTACACAATATTTCAGAAGTTTTCTAAACTTGCAGAATTCATATGGATTCTTTACAAAAATTTTATACAAAAGATCAACCACAACTAACTTTCTTTACAACTAAACTACAACTCCTTTGGACAGCAAGTTTTATTTTCACTCTCATAATCATCGCCAATATTTTCTGGTGGTGTATCATAACCAGAATTTCTTTTCCACTCACCATGTGCCCAAAGATTTGTGCCAAGTTCTTTTCTAAAGTCTTTAATGTCTTCAGGTTGGAATTTCTCCACATCCTTTCCAATCATCAACAGCTCCACATATTTGATCAGGAATGTACCACAACCAGTCCTAAGAAAAATGTAAGATATGCAGTGAATTAAACAATAAATCTAAAGTACATATAAATAATATAACAAGTAACAACACGTACGATCCAGTCTGGTGTGGTGATCTTTGCCACTGAATATCAAATTTGTTGAAGGCATTTCCAAAAGACTTGTGATGTTTGTCAAACTGTGAGAACTTTAGCAAGTGAGGGATCATGCATGCATACATTTCCATGTGATTCATTCTTTC comes from the Nicotiana sylvestris chromosome 4, ASM39365v2, whole genome shotgun sequence genome and includes:
- the LOC138890148 gene encoding uncharacterized protein, producing MVEAQSITEEVLQTFDSIQVEGQSIIEIDNEQALGFKSWRVHRPVIVVDATFLKSKFRGVLMISDSKDANNQIFPLAFRIAESENNNSYEWYFSQLRNAIGSRENLIFYQTDIKLLHMTLQRWARSCSPRRRYDMLTTNIVESMNSVLLEARELPILIMMDFIQVKLQYWFYERRNEAEGTFYDVSCWVFPIDSWRSRVEEEEITFLVDLNKRTCDCFQFQFDELPCIHAIAAIKKRNIKKSNFCSHWYLKKSWLKIYERQIHPVGHTDSWIVPESVKLQIVKPPDFKVPPGRRQKKRHIPTTEPSKIIFKCGRCKRIGHNRISCIYSPAAHPFSRKHRE